One genomic segment of Triplophysa rosa linkage group LG22, Trosa_1v2, whole genome shotgun sequence includes these proteins:
- the ubxn8 gene encoding UBX domain-containing protein 8 — MSNSNRYVVFCVLLAGVCFISWKRSLIGVKDALMLSGRGLILLAVCTLMIYMIQRLKSFFSPVCQEPSASPLHESSRLKQEQARINQQNKHNEKTSDYVEAVIKPRQNLFLQQKMERYHRMTGETWKLSQGFTVGEDESETHDDVDVNETPYQRAKRRRRLQTAAQVTVQQDVPKEKTVIVLPDEPQPDAEGVVKIALRCPSGRTIHRRFLKTWSSLLLLDWIKKSGYPPALYTLCTSYPRKPLLTAADVSLEDAGILVDTVLNVEEKDPSTT; from the exons ATGTCTAACAGTAACagatatgttgtgttttgtgttttactggCTGGAGTTTGCTTCATTTCATGGAAACGATCGTTAATAG GTGTTAAAGATGCTCTGATGCTGTCTGGACGTGGGCTCATACTGTTGGCCGTCTGTACATTGATGATCTACATGATCCAGAGACTGAAGTCTTTCTTCTCTCCAGTGTGTCAAGAACCTTCAGCCA GTCCATTACATGAATCCAGCAGACTGAAACAAGAACAAGCTAGaataaatcaacaaaataaacacaatgaaaAG ACATCGGATTACGTGGAGGCCGTGATAAAGCCGAGGCAGAATTTATTTCTTCAGCAGAAAATGGAGCGTTACCATCGCATGACGGGAGAGACGTGGAAACTCAGTCAGGGTTTTACTGTCGGG GAGGATGAGAGTGAAACGCATGATGATGTTGATGTAAATGAGACCCCTTATCAGAGAGCCAAAAGGAGGCGGAGACTGCAGACCGCTGCTCAAGTCACTGTCCAACAGGACGTCCCCAAAGAGAAGACG GTGATTGTTTTACCTGATGAGCCACAGCCGGACGCTGAGGGG GTTGTCAAAATAGCCCTCAGATGTCCAAGCGGAAGAACAATCCACAGGAGATTCCTCAAAACCTGGAGCTCTTTG CTTCTTCTTGACTGGATAAAGAAGTCTGGATATCCTCCTGCACTCTACACGCTGTGTACGTCATACCCCAGAAAACCTCTTCTGACGGCTGCTGATGTGAGTCTGGAGGATGCTGGGATCCTCGTGGACACTGTACTGAATGTTGAAGAGAAAGATCCATCCACGACATAG
- the hint1 gene encoding histidine triad nucleotide-binding protein 1 — protein sequence MADEMLRAQSAQSGGDTIFGKIIRKEIPADIIYEDDQCIAFNDVAPQAPTHFLVVPRKPIAQISKVDDADKELLGHLMVVAKKCAEQVGLPRGYRLVVNEGPDGGQSVYHIHIHVLGGRQMGWPPG from the exons ATGGCGGATGAAATGTTGCGAGCGCAGAGCGCGCAGTCGGGTGGTGACACGATCTTCGGCAAAATCATCCGTAAAGAGATTCCTGCAGACATCATATATGAAGATGATCAG TGCATCGCCTTCAATGACGTGGCTCCTCAGGCCCCCACACACTTCCTGGTGGTCCCCAGAAAACCCATCGCTCAGATCTCTAAAGTAGATGATGCAGATAAAGAG TTGCTTGGACACCTGATGGTTGTTGCTAAGAAGTGCGCTGAGCAGGTGGGATTACCCAGAGGATACCGGCTGGTGGTCAATGAGGGTCCTGACGGGGGTCAATCTGTTTATCACATTCACATTCATGTCCTGGGTGGCCGTCAGATGGGTTGGCCTCCTGGCTAA